Proteins from a genomic interval of Zingiber officinale cultivar Zhangliang chromosome 1B, Zo_v1.1, whole genome shotgun sequence:
- the LOC122040164 gene encoding uncharacterized protein LOC122040164, whose protein sequence is MFPAPYPPAGYRHFGQPSTMVAAGGAACEADYSFADGYSFGQPNRQLAAETIEVEAPPPRFASELLQLGALCYRDGTACGVGEFVGPADVAKDHPKQDDGFLFCELEQAVSQVISGDTAAVAMEDCSSSKDKVGLRLSPEERKEKIHRYMEKRNKRNFTKTIKYACRKTLADTRPRVRGRFAKLDERGEETKSSISNHDFHKVAVKEEEMLDSDILELISGVNSFAYNWALESWI, encoded by the exons ATGTTTCCGGCTCCCTATCCACCCGCCGGCTACCGACACTTTGGCCAGCCGTCGACCATGGTCGCCGCTGGCGGTGCCGCTTGTGAAGCTGATTACAGCTTCGCGGATGGGTACTCCTTTGGCCAACCAAACCGCCAGCTGGCGGCAGAGACGATAGAAGTGGAAGCGCCGCCGCCAAGATTCGCTAGCGAGCTGCTCCAGCTCGGTGCGCTGTGCTACCGAGATGGGACCGCCTGCGGCGTCGGGGAATTTGTGGGTCCGGCTGATGTGGCGAAGGATCATCCGAAGCAGGACGACGGCTTCCTGTTCTGCGAACTAGAGCAGGCGGTGTCGCAG GTGATCAGTGGAGACACGGCCGCAGTGGCAATGGAGGATTGTTCCTCCTCCAAAGATAAAGTAGGCCTCCGGCTGTCGCCggaagagaggaaggagaagaTCCACAGATACATGGAGAAGAGGAACAAGAGAAACTTCACCAAAACGATCAAG TATGCTTGTAGGAAAACATTAGCAGATACGCGACCGAGAGTCCGAGGGCGATTCGCAAAGCTTGATGAGCGAGGAGAGGAAACGAAGAGCAGCATAAGCAACCATGACTTTCACAAA GTGGCGgtaaaggaagaagagatgcttgactCGGACATTCTTGAACTCATCAGCGGCGTTAACTCCTTTGCGTATAATTGGGCGCTTGAATCTTGGATATGA
- the LOC122050596 gene encoding pentatricopeptide repeat-containing protein At3g24000, mitochondrial-like: protein MGRLVADYSIPFSVPCLSFTSAAASWTALISARSDDHAAAFRLFISMLRRPKPPSQANLSALLKSVSSCLPSSLFSGLQIHALAIKLSLSRLPFAGSALVHFYSKARLPRDAHNVFEEISNRDDVCYGALIVGLAQNQCATSSLRAFAAMRSDVDVSTTTYSLSGAFRAAAHLAALEQSRIIHAHAVVAGLDTNAVVGTALIDAYGKSGITGDARRVFDGMLTDANLVMWNAMLSVYAQQGNTERSVELFNEILRRDFQPDEYSFLGVLTACSNAGLPDEAKRWIDCMNTRFGVVPGIEHYTCLLGALSRVGRLVDAEQLALTMPCEPDAAFWRTLLSGAVVHGATDVAAAVGQRLLELDPKDDSAYVMLANLYSSVGKMDETAEMWKNMRDHGVKKEGGRSWIEVRGEVHAFIAGDRKHERMADIYAKITELMEEVGKLGYNEMDERLWYHSERLAVAFGLASGSAPKGKPLRVVKNLRICSDCHEYFKYVSRVIEREIVVRDANRYHTFQDGCCTCKDYW, encoded by the coding sequence ATGGGCCGCCTCGTCGCCGACTACTCCATCCCTTTTTCCGTGCCTTGCCTCTCCTTCACCTCCGCCGCCGCCTCCTGGACCGCTCTCATCTCCGCGCGCTCTGACGATCATGCTGCTGCATTCCGCCTCTTCATCTCCATGCTACGCCGCCCTAAGCCTCCATCCCAGGCCAACCTCTCCGCCCTTCTCAAATCTGTCTCTTCCTGTCTGCCTTCCAGCCTCTTCTCCGGCCTCCAGATCCACGCGCTCGCCatcaagctctccctctctcgCCTTCCCTTTGCCGGCTCCGCCCTCGTCCACTTTTACTCAAAAGCGCGGCTCCCTCGTGACGCCCATAATGTGTTCGAAGAAATTTCTAACCGAGACGATGTCTGTTACGGTGCGTTGATTGTTGGCCTCGCCCAGAACCAATGCGCCACTAGTTCTCTCAGAGCCTTCGCCGCAATGAGGTCTGATGTCGATGTGTCAACGACCACGTATAGCTTATCTGGTGCTTTCCGTGCGGCTGCTCACTTAGCAGCGCTAGAGCAATCTAGGATCATTCACGCACATGCTGTTGTCGCTGGGCTGGACACTAATGCGGTGGTCGGCACTGCCCTGATTGATGCTTATGGGAAATCCGGTATCACTGGTGATGCTCGGAGGGTGTTTGATGGAATGCTCACGGATGCTAATCTCGTTATGTGGAATGCAATGCTAAGCGTATATGCGCAACAAGGGAACACTGAGAGGTCAGTGGAATTGTTCAATGAGATTCTGAGACGAGACTTCCAACCTGATGAATACTCCTTTCTTGGGGTTCTGACTGCATGTAGCAATGCTGGGTTACCAGATGAGGCCAAGAGATGGATTGATTGCATGAACACTCGCTTTGGGGTAGTGCCAGGAATTGAACACTACACATGCTTACTTGGTGCGCTGTCCCGTGTGGGCCGTCTAGTGGATGCTGAACAGCTTGCTTTAACAATGCCTTGTGAGCCTGATGCAGCATTCTGGCGAACTCTGCTATCTGGTGCTGTGGTCCATGGTGCAACTGATGTGGCTGCAGCTGTTGGCCAGCGTCTCCTAGAGCTTGATCCCAAAGATGACTCAGCCTATGTCATGCTAGCTAATCTATATTCATCGGTGGGCAAAATGGACGAGACTGCTGAAATGTGGAAAAATATGAGGGACCATGGAGTGAAGAAGGAAGGTGGACGGAGTTGGATTGAAGTGAGGGGAGAGGTGCATGCGTTTATTGCAGGGGATAGGAAGCATGAAAGGATGGCAGATATTTATGCCAAGATCACGGAGTTGATGGAGGAGGTAGGCAAACTGGGTTATAATGAGATGGATGAGAGACTTTGGTACCACAGTGAGAGACTAGCAGTGGCATTTGGATTGGCAAGTGGATCAGCTCCCAAGGGGAAACCACTGAGAGTAGTGAAGAATTTGAGGATATGTAGTGATTGCCATGAATATTTCAAGTACGTAAGTAGGGTGATTGAGAGGGAGATTGTGGTGAGAGATGCTAATAGGTACCATACTTTTCAGGATGGATGTTGCACTTGCAAGGATTACTGGTGA